A stretch of DNA from Cannabis sativa cultivar Pink pepper isolate KNU-18-1 chromosome X, ASM2916894v1, whole genome shotgun sequence:
ctgtttttaaaattgaaaaacaaaagtggttaccgaacgcatttttatttttcaaaagcaaaatttttaaaaacaaaaattttactttcattttgtgattaaaaaattagaaaacaaaagtgttaccaaacggcaccaatAAAGGAACTTCATCTAAACAATTAATAATGAagatttgacaattttttttttgtaagggaagatttggcaatttagttattttttcttttttcaaaacaaaaataaaaacaaagtaaatattatgttttgtaaaaatgttCAATTGAGCCTctctatttattaaataacaatttagattaatatttttttaaaattatataaaataatacacTGAGTTAAATTCTTGTTGGAATATAATAATAACCTAACATGTAGATATTACTATTAGATaggttatatatataattttcttttttgcaCATTGGTACTTTTGATTAGGGATGTGGCAATTCAGGTCATAATATGACAACATGGCAAATTATTACGGGTTAAGGTCATAAAAAATAGGCGCGGACCGAAATTAGATCGAACCCAAATGACATGATTATTATTTGAGTTGGGTTAAGATTTATGCATGTGACACGAAATCGACACAAATTGACCAATTTATTTCCAATAAATCATtaaaattatagttaaattattatttattttcataaaatatataattagaaaaaaattgatataagataaataatttatatttgatattgaaaattttattataatttgtgataaattatttttataaaaattaaatatgcgATACCAAtcatgtcaatcaacatttaCCACAAGTATAGTTGATACACAAACACGATAAGTTAACACGAAAATACGACAGATCAGATTAGAGTTAGGATTTCTTGACACAAAATATATATGGGCCGGATTAGTATTGACCAATCAAACAACATAATACGAACACGAATATGACATGACAACACAAATTGCCATCCCAACTTTTGACAAAGAGTTATAATGTTGGAAAAGAAAGATTGTATATTGTACTTACCAGtaagttcatttgaaacatcTCCTCCACATTTGTGCTCTTGATCATCTTCACAAAAAGGTGTTTGATCTTCTTCAATAATAGGTATCACGTTTTGGTCCTGCATAACAACCAACAATAtatcattaattatatattaacttATATAATTCGTAGATTGAAAGgcaaaccaaaaataaaaatatagctAGAATTCAATTAGCCATTACtagtaagaattttttttaacttacgCTGTCATTTGATGGTAGTGCTTCTGGCTCATGCAAGCTTTGATAGTCATCTTCCTTTGAAGTATTCAGGGTGTACTTGTTCTCAACTTGTTCTTTGAGCAAATTTGGAGTCAAATCATTCAGTTGATTGTTTACGGTTGATCTATTAGACTTGATGATTCGTGGTTCTGCTTCTTCTGGTCTAATGTCTCTAAGTTTTTCAACCTTTCTAGATTTGACTGCTTCTTTCAAAATTGAACTCTGGTGTCTTGGTGGCCTGGTCAGGTTGTTCAAACTCCCACTTCTTCTGCCAAGTACTTCATTATTATGCCCTCTAGCAACTTTTGCTTTCTGTATGATTGGCACATGAACAGCTTTCTCATCCATAACTGGTGGAATGCGAGGCTTTTCTTTTCTTGGTTCAGGTTCTTGTAGTTTTAGAGACGAATTCTGATCCGGGTTTCGATTGTTGTATTCCTTAACGAAATTAGATTCAGCCAAATTTCTTTCTACCCCCACCACATCGTCTGTATTAGTACCTTTTTTCAAACCTTTCTTATTCAACTTTTCTTGGTTAGACTGTGGCTGCTGCGcttctgctgctgctgctgcttctgTTGAAAATTTGTTCCATCACGGACAGGTTTCGATACACTCTTTGCCATAACTTCACTACTACCAGTGCTACCCTTTTGTTTTCTTGTCTGTAAAACTTGTTTTCCATTATCTTCTGATACTAATTTTCCAGGCACGAATGGTTGTTGAAACTCTAAATTGTTCTGTGATTTCTTTTGACAGCTTGACAACtgtttcttcttattattattatccatTCGACTTGTGTTCTGTTTGTATTGAATTACCACATTCTGTTGCTCATCTTTTCTTGCCATGGTCTTATCTGATCTTGTCATTGCTTTGCTCCCTTGCAAATTCTCCCATGGCGATTTTTCGTCTTCCATAACAACCTCAAAGTTGAAAGGAGAAGAAGGAATAACCTTTTTCTCTTTGTTCACCACCACAAATGAAGGGCTGTTATGACCAAAAGTAGTCTTGTTAACTTCTACCACTTTTTGTTTTCTGGGTTGTACAAGATTCTCAGGGACTTTAGCTTTGTGTCCAACAATCTTAGGAGtgtctctctcttcttcctgtACCACTCTCCGAAATGACTGATCTCTCTCGTCTTTTGGTTTGGAAATGTAGTTTCTCTGTGCTGTAGAAGTTGGATTCTCAGTTTCAGGAAGCTTATCTAATCCCATAAGCTTAGCAATCACACTGGGAATTCTTGCCTTTTCTGATTTAGAATCAGATGAGGCCGGTTGATTCTTTCGTTCTGATAATGTGGAAAGACTTCTGGCATTAGAACCAGAACTGATTGATCGATTGTGGTGGTAGGAACTTGATCTTGGGGCAGGCACTAGCTGGTTTTCATGGTTGAAGTTACTATGTTGTGTTGAGTTAGTCAGAGCTGGTAGACTCTGCTTATGGCCATTTCTTCCAAACTCTTGGATGTTTTTTCTTGATGGCTTGTCGAAAGAGAATCTAGGAACCTCTAGTTTCCATTCC
This window harbors:
- the LOC115700700 gene encoding LOW QUALITY PROTEIN: uncharacterized protein LOC115700700 (The sequence of the model RefSeq protein was modified relative to this genomic sequence to represent the inferred CDS: deleted 2 bases in 1 codon), with translation MAKRSDFAQKLLDDLRLRKERMSASSQSSNRSNSMAIIDAYSYAKQNYKGYKDVRTNEMVGSRAGNTRLKSSGGSRSSLSGESGKQQLVSYGRGQGSEQFGDLSMALSFAIENAGKLGRTDSSTRSSMLGFLQQMGRSSISNADRHRPSTSQFPAFSSVQIDEISKGAMKLNQILKACSNGLNFDSYSIEIGKELLKGAIDLENSLKMLVNLQEASEFMVSSSAQKKKKTNRIKLLEEGEEDEDESSVNIAEEWKLEVPRFSFDKPSRKNIQEFGRNGHKQSLPALTNSTQHSNFNHENQLVPAPRSSSYHHNRSISSGSNARSLSTLSERKNQPASSDSKSEKARIPSVIAKLMGLDKLPETENPTSTAQRNYISKPKDERDQSFRRVVQEEERDTPKIVGHKAKVPENLVQPRKQKVVEVNKTTFGHNSPSFVVVNKEKKVIPSSPFNFEVVMEDEKSPWENLQGSKAMTRSDKTMARKDEQQNVVIQYKQNTSRMDNNNKKKQLSSCQKKSQNNLEFQQPFVPGKLVSEDNGKQVLQTRKQKGSTGSSEVMAKSVSKPVRDGTNFQQKQQQQQKRSSHSLTKKSYKKGLKKGTNTDDVVGVERNLAESNFVKEYNNRNPDQNSSLKLQEPEPRKEKPRIPPVMDEKAVHVPIIQKAKVARGHNNEVLGRRSGSLNNLTRPPRHQSSILKEAVKSRKVEKLRDIRPEEAEPRIIKSNRSTVNNQLNDLTPNLLKEQVENKYTLNTSKEDDYQSLHEPEALPSNDSDQNVIPIIEEDQTPFCEDDQEHKCGGDVSNELTGANNNNKEATRDMSTVEVGELMNHEKSVLDTISNNNKLIVVVEPLSESENQLKQILVKNQLFLNTAEALLKLHIPNNGDHDHGGDHEDKKLILDCGYELMRRIGRKHELALYPCCVSISLVKITSFDWLVKQLSKDFEKLRSYGRNGVEDDCEVDEYLPRMLESDVLFNKDPHVNCMWDLGWNEDMFAFVEVDEVVRDVEKHLLNGVLDDITGDLFLQQMMTMSSTSTVLSY